Proteins co-encoded in one Vigna radiata var. radiata cultivar VC1973A unplaced genomic scaffold, Vradiata_ver6 scaffold_134, whole genome shotgun sequence genomic window:
- the LOC106753572 gene encoding ammonium transporter 3 member 1-like: MAQVPFPSNLLPVDGSPEWMSRADNAWQLVAATLVGLQSVPGLIILYGGAVKKKWAVNSAFMSLYAFACVFFCWVVWGYRMSFGEPLVPFWGKPAMSLNHAYLFEKAFLGAFPNATMVYFQCVFAAITLILIAGAVLGRMNFYAWMLFVPLWLTFSYTFTAFSIWSTKGFLSKMGIIDYSGGYVIHLSSGVAGFTAAFWVGPRLNKDRERFPPNNILLMLAGAGLLWMGWTGFNGGDPYIVNADASLAVLNTHACTATSLLVWVILDVIFFRKPSVIGAVQGMITGLVCITPAAGVVEGWAALLMGVFSGSIPWFTMMVIHKRSKLLQKVDDTMAVFHTHAIAGTLGGLLTGLFAEPRLNTLFYGAANQYVGFFYGFHSKRIHTGFRQMGVQIIGIIFVVFVNVVSTSLICLFIRLFVPLRMSEEDMEIGDEAAHGEEAYAIWGQGDKLENSSSKYGSSLYDDVEAGAHKKKHGGVVEMM; the protein is encoded by the exons ATGGCTCAGGTTCCGTTTCCCTCGAATCTTTTGCCAGTAGATGGAAGCCCTGAATGGATGAGTAGGGCAGACAATGCATGGCAGCTTGTGGCTGCAACGCTGGTGGGTCTGCAGAGTGTTCCAGGGCTCATAATATTGTATGGTGGAGCTGTGAAGAAGAAATGGGCAGTGAACTCAGCATTCATGTCACTCTATGCTTTTGCATGTGTGTTTTTCTGTTGGGTTGTGTGGGGATACAGAATGTCATTTGGTGAACCACTTGTCCCTTTCTGGGGAAAGCCTGCTATGTCACTTAATCATGCATATCTCTTCGAGAAGGCCTTTCTGGGGGCCTTCCCTAATGCCACAATGGTGTATTTCCAGTGTGTGTTTGCAGCCATTACTCTGATTCTCATTGCTGGGGCTGTGTTGGGGCGCATGAACTTCTATGCTTGGATGCTGTTTGTGCCTTTGTGGCTCACATTCTCATACACCTTCACAGCTTTCAGCATATGGAGTACGAAGGGCTTCTTGTCCAAAATGGGGATAATAGATTACTCAGGTGGATATGTCATCCATTTGTCTTCTGGGGTTGCTGGTTTCACTGCTGCATTTTGG GTTGGACCAAGACTAAACAAGGACAGGGAAAGGTTTCCTCCAAACAACATCCTTCTGATGCTGGCAGGTGCAGGGTTGTTGTGGATGGGTTGGACAGGGTTCAACGGAGGAGATCCATACATAGTAAATGCAGATGCTTCACTTGCCGTCCTCAACACCCACGCTTGCACTGCCACCAGCTTGCTCGTTTGGGTCATTCTTGATGTCATCTTTTTCCGAAAACCTTCTGTCATTGGAGCTGTTCAAGGCATGATCACTGGTTTGGTCTGCATTACTCCTGCTGCAG GAGTTGTGGAGGGATGGGCAGCACTTCTAATGGGAGTGTTCTCTGGGTCAATTCCTTGGTTCACCATGATGGTGATCCACAAGAGATCAAAGCTACTGCAGAAGGTTGATGACACTATGGCAGTGTTCCACACTCATGCTATTGCAGGAACCTTGGGAGGACTACTCACTGGACTGTTTGCCGAGCCAAGACTCAACACATTGTTCTATGGAGCTGCTAATCAATACGTTGGCTTTTTCTATGGTTTCCATTCCAAAAGGATACACACAGGGTTCAGGCAAATGGGGGTACAAATCATTGGGATTATCTTTGTTGTCTTTGTCAATGTTGTGTCCACAAGCTTGATATGCCTCTTCATCAGACTTTTTGTTCCACTTAGAATGTCTGAAGAGGATATGGAGATTGGTGATGAAGCTGCTCATGGGGAAGAGGCTTATGCCATCTGGGGTCAGGGTGATAAACTTGAAAATTCAAGTTCGAAGTATGGAAGTTCATTGTATGATGATGTTGAAGCTGGGGCACACAAGAAGAAACATGGTGGCGTGGTTGAGATGATGTAG
- the LOC106753651 gene encoding microfibrillar-associated protein 1-like: protein MSVTAGVSDTVIAIRDKLRGKIGQTKVQRYWPGKVPEWADDENEDIAAADIRPSREAALEKVFPRHEEDTAIVRKDDRRLRRLAESRIDNREEVRADHRRIRQAEIVSTIEEEARRQEGLELEEEDENALAERRRLIKEKLLQREQEEALPQEEEEEEEEEEEEEESEYETDSDEEYTGVAMVKPVFVPKSERDTIAERERLEAEEQALEDARKRRLEERRIETKQIVVEEIRKDEEIQKNLEMEANIADVDTDDEVNEAEEYEAWKIREIGRIKRDREDREAMLKEKEEIERVRNMTEEERREWERKNPKPAPPPKQKWRFMQKYYHKGAFFQSESDDRASTVGSDGIFTRDFSAPTGEDKMDKTILPKVMQVKHFGRSGRTKWTHLVNEDTTDWNNPWTYNDPLRAKYNDKMAAMNAPMSKPKGSRKLKDWESR from the coding sequence ATGTCGGTGACAGCGGGTGTTAGTGATACTGTAATAGCCATTAGGGATAAGCTGAGAGGTAAAATTGGGCAAACAAAAGTTCAGCGTTATTGGCCTGGTAAAGTTCCTGAATGGGCTGATGATGAGAATGAAGACATTGCCGCTGCCGATATTAGACCCTCCAGGGAAGCTGCGTTGGAGAAAGTATTTCCTCGTCACGAAGAAGATACTGCTATAGTCAGAAAAGATGATCGCCGGCTCCGGCGATTGGCTGAGAGTCGGATAGATAACCGGGAGGAGGTGAGGGCTGATCATCGCCGCATTCGGCAAGCTGAGATTGTTTCCACCATTGAAGAGGAGGCCAGGAGGCAGGAAGGGTTggaattggaagaagaagatgaaaatgctTTGGCAGAAAGAAGGAGGCTGATCAAAGAGAAGTTGCTTCAAAGAGAGCAGGAAGAGGCGCTTCCTcaagaagaggaggaggaggaggaagaggaggaggaggaggaggaatcTGAGTATGAGACTGACTCTGATGAGGAATATACTGGAGTGGCTATGGTGAAGCCTGTTTTTGTTCCCAAGTCTGAGAGAGATACCATTGCTGAGCGTGAGCGGCTTGAGGCTGAGGAACAGGCACTTGAAGATGCAAGGAAGAGGAGGTTAGAGGAAAGAAGGATTGAGACGAAGCAGATTGTTGTTGAGGAGATCCGAAAGGATGAAGAAATCCAGAAAAACTTGGAAATGGAGGCCAACATTGCTGATGTGGATACTGATGATGAAGTCAATGAGGCTGAGGAGTATGAGGCTTGGAAAATTAGGGAGATTGGTAGGATCAAGAGGGATAGGGAGGATCGGGAGGCAAtgttgaaggaaaaagaagagattgagcGGGTGAGAAACATGACAGAGGAAGAGAGGAGGGAGTGGGAAAGGAAGAATCCGAAACCTGCTCCACCACCAAAGCAGAAGTGGAGATTTATGCAGAAATACTATCACAAGGGAGCTTTCTTCCAGTCTGAATCTGATGATCGGGCTTCCACTGTTGGATCTGATGGTATTTTCACACGTGATTTCTCAGCTCCAACTGGGGAGGATAAAATGGACAAGACAATATTACCCAAGGTTATGCAAGTCAAGCACTTTGGTCGTAGTGGAAGAACTAAATGGACCCATCTTGTCAACGAGGATACAACTGATTGGAACAACCC